The following are from one region of the Synechococcus sp. CBW1108 genome:
- the atpC gene encoding ATP synthase F1 subunit epsilon, whose product MSLTLRVLAPDQSVFDGSAEEVILPSTTGQVGILPGHVTMLAALDTGVMRLRSAGVWSTIALMGGFAEVEADEVTVLVNAAELGSSIDAAAAEAAFEEAQSAAASFEGQASSPEKVKASQVLATARARFQASKAL is encoded by the coding sequence ATGAGTCTCACCCTGCGCGTTCTGGCCCCTGATCAGAGCGTTTTTGATGGCAGCGCCGAGGAGGTGATCCTGCCCAGCACCACCGGCCAGGTCGGGATCCTTCCCGGTCACGTCACCATGCTGGCCGCCCTCGACACCGGCGTGATGCGCCTGCGCTCCGCCGGTGTCTGGTCAACGATTGCCCTGATGGGCGGTTTCGCTGAAGTCGAAGCCGATGAGGTCACCGTGCTGGTCAACGCTGCCGAGCTGGGTAGCAGCATCGATGCGGCCGCCGCTGAAGCCGCCTTCGAGGAGGCCCAGAGCGCTGCAGCCAGCTTCGAGGGCCAGGCCTCCAGCCCTGAGAAAGTCAAGGCCAGCCAAGTTCTGGCCACTGCCCGGGCCCGTTTTCAGGCCAGCAAGGCACTCTGA
- a CDS encoding ferredoxin-thioredoxin reductase variable chain: MQPGDQVKVSQSVVVYHHPQHRGEAYDLQGQMGEVVTVLNNWKGRVISPTLPVVVAFGKFRAHFRDDELEAV; the protein is encoded by the coding sequence ATGCAACCAGGTGATCAGGTCAAGGTCTCCCAGAGCGTGGTCGTGTATCACCATCCCCAGCACCGCGGTGAGGCCTACGACCTGCAGGGCCAAATGGGCGAGGTCGTCACCGTCCTCAACAATTGGAAAGGGAGGGTGATCAGTCCCACCCTGCCGGTGGTGGTGGCCTTCGGTAAATTTCGCGCCCACTTCCGCGACGACGAGCTAGAAGCGGTCTAG
- the msrB gene encoding peptide-methionine (R)-S-oxide reductase MsrB yields MPRRNLLLALGSSLGAFFSGAASAEAASKAQDPAWQLGEADWKKRLSPAAYKVLRQEGTERPFSSPLNGEKRPGTFVCAGCALPLFSSKAKYESGTGWPSFWQPLPKGIATKLDFKLIVPRTEYHCSRCGGHQGHVFDDGPKPSGKRYCNNGVALSFKPG; encoded by the coding sequence ATGCCCCGTCGCAACCTGCTGCTGGCCCTGGGATCGAGCCTGGGTGCCTTCTTCAGTGGCGCAGCCAGTGCTGAGGCCGCCTCCAAGGCCCAGGATCCGGCCTGGCAACTGGGTGAGGCCGACTGGAAAAAACGACTCAGCCCGGCGGCCTACAAGGTGCTCCGTCAGGAGGGCACAGAGCGGCCCTTCTCCAGCCCGTTAAACGGCGAAAAACGCCCAGGCACTTTCGTTTGTGCTGGCTGCGCCCTGCCCCTTTTCAGCTCCAAGGCCAAATATGAGAGCGGCACCGGCTGGCCCAGCTTCTGGCAACCCCTGCCCAAGGGCATAGCCACCAAGCTTGATTTCAAGCTGATCGTGCCCCGCACCGAATACCACTGCAGCCGCTGCGGCGGCCACCAGGGCCACGTGTTTGACGACGGCCCCAAACCCAGCGGCAAGCGCTACTGCAACAACGGCGTGGCGCTCAGCTTCAAGCCAGGCTGA
- the secG gene encoding preprotein translocase subunit SecG translates to MVTSVLSWVWIGSGVLLIISVLLHSPKGDGMGGLAASGGSMFTSARSAEATLNRISWTLLAIFLALAVVLSAGWLG, encoded by the coding sequence ATGGTCACATCGGTGTTGTCCTGGGTTTGGATCGGCAGTGGGGTGCTGCTGATCATCAGCGTGTTGCTGCACAGCCCCAAGGGCGACGGGATGGGCGGTCTGGCGGCCAGCGGCGGCTCGATGTTCACGAGCGCCCGCAGCGCCGAGGCAACCCTCAACCGCATCAGCTGGACCCTGCTGGCCATCTTTCTCGCCCTGGCCGTGGTGCTCAGTGCCGGCTGGCTGGGCTGA
- the gpmI gene encoding 2,3-bisphosphoglycerate-independent phosphoglycerate mutase, translating to MVLAILDGWGYSPQSEHNAIRAASTPIMDALWHAYPHTLIEASGGAVGLPDHQMGNSEVGHLTIGSGRIIRQELVRISQAVRDGSINANPALNALADKLLQRDGSLHLIGLCSDGGVHSHINHLAGLLHWAAERGLEDVCVHVITDGRDTDPSSAPRFVAQVQEQIQRAGIGRIATLCGRYWAMDRDNRWDRTEKAYRLYTEPSPISELSPINAIHAAYAQEIGDEFLEPMRLAPGQIQAGDGVVCFNFRPDRVRQLIRSLVLPDFEEFERKLISPLDVVTFTQYEKGLPLAVAFPPESLDGLLGQVVAEAGLRQFRTAETEKYPHVTYFMNGGIEQAFPGEDRHLVPSPRVATYDQSPAMSAGQLTDSCIAAISKGIYALVVINYANPDMVGHTGKMAATTEAISTVDGCVGRLMEATNRMGGTLLITADHGNAEMMEGPDGRPWTAHTTNPVPVILVEGEKRKLPGHGTNVLLRNSGGLADIAPTILELLHLPKPPKMSGESLVLPAGASSEPSPIPQALGV from the coding sequence GTGGTTCTGGCCATTCTCGATGGCTGGGGCTACTCCCCCCAGAGCGAGCACAACGCCATCCGTGCAGCCAGCACACCGATTATGGACGCCCTCTGGCATGCCTACCCCCACACCCTGATCGAAGCCAGCGGCGGCGCCGTGGGTCTGCCCGACCACCAGATGGGCAACTCCGAGGTCGGCCACCTCACCATCGGCTCTGGTCGGATCATCCGCCAGGAGCTGGTGCGCATCAGCCAGGCTGTCAGAGACGGCAGCATCAACGCCAACCCAGCCCTCAACGCGCTGGCAGACAAGTTGCTGCAACGGGACGGCAGCCTCCATCTGATCGGGCTCTGCTCCGACGGTGGGGTGCACAGCCACATCAACCACCTGGCCGGCCTGCTGCACTGGGCAGCCGAGCGAGGCCTCGAAGACGTGTGTGTGCACGTGATCACCGATGGCCGCGACACCGATCCGAGCAGCGCCCCCCGTTTCGTGGCCCAGGTGCAGGAGCAGATCCAGAGGGCAGGGATCGGCCGCATCGCCACCCTCTGCGGCCGTTACTGGGCGATGGACCGCGACAACCGCTGGGATCGCACCGAGAAGGCCTACCGCCTTTACACCGAACCCAGCCCCATCTCCGAACTCAGCCCGATCAACGCCATCCATGCCGCCTACGCCCAGGAGATCGGCGATGAGTTCCTCGAACCGATGCGCCTGGCTCCAGGCCAGATCCAGGCCGGAGATGGGGTGGTCTGCTTCAACTTCCGACCCGACCGGGTGCGCCAGCTGATCCGGTCCCTGGTGCTGCCTGACTTCGAAGAGTTTGAGCGCAAGCTGATCAGCCCCCTCGACGTGGTCACCTTCACCCAATACGAAAAGGGCCTGCCCTTGGCAGTGGCTTTCCCACCCGAATCCCTCGATGGCCTGCTGGGCCAGGTGGTGGCGGAGGCTGGGCTGCGCCAGTTCCGAACGGCGGAAACGGAGAAATATCCCCACGTCACCTATTTCATGAACGGTGGGATTGAGCAGGCCTTCCCCGGAGAAGACCGTCACCTGGTGCCTTCCCCCCGGGTAGCCACCTACGACCAGTCCCCGGCGATGTCGGCTGGCCAGCTCACAGACAGCTGCATCGCCGCAATCTCGAAGGGCATCTATGCCCTGGTGGTGATCAATTATGCCAACCCCGACATGGTGGGGCACACCGGCAAGATGGCTGCCACCACTGAAGCAATCAGCACCGTGGATGGCTGCGTGGGCCGGCTGATGGAGGCCACCAACCGCATGGGCGGCACCCTGCTGATCACCGCCGACCACGGCAATGCCGAGATGATGGAAGGCCCGGATGGCCGTCCCTGGACAGCCCACACCACCAACCCGGTGCCCGTGATCCTGGTTGAGGGTGAGAAACGCAAGCTGCCTGGCCATGGCACCAACGTGCTGCTCCGCAACAGCGGTGGGCTGGCCGACATCGCTCCCACCATCCTCGAGCTCCTGCATCTGCCCAAACCGCCAAAGATGAGCGGTGAATCCCTAGTTCTGCCGGCTGGCGCCAGCTCCGAGCCCAGCCCCATCCCCCAGGCCCTGGGCGTCTAA
- the groES gene encoding co-chaperone GroES, whose protein sequence is MAAVSLSVSTVKPLGDRIFIKVSESEEKTAGGILLPDTAKEKPQVGEVVQIGPGKRNDDGSRQAPEVSVGDKVLYSKYAGTDIKLGSDEFVLLSEKDILAIVN, encoded by the coding sequence ATGGCTGCTGTCTCTCTCAGCGTCTCCACGGTCAAGCCCCTCGGAGATCGCATTTTTATCAAGGTGTCCGAGTCGGAGGAGAAAACCGCCGGCGGGATCCTGCTGCCCGATACCGCTAAGGAAAAGCCCCAGGTGGGTGAGGTGGTTCAAATCGGCCCCGGTAAGCGCAATGACGACGGCAGCCGCCAGGCTCCCGAAGTCAGCGTGGGCGACAAGGTGCTCTATAGCAAGTATGCCGGCACCGATATCAAACTCGGCAGCGATGAATTCGTGCTGCTGTCCGAGAAGGACATCCTCGCCATCGTCAATTGA
- the pyrR gene encoding bifunctional pyr operon transcriptional regulator/uracil phosphoribosyltransferase PyrR — protein MHRLELLSAQDLARTLDRLASQVLESSADSHSLLLLGIPTRGVALAEVLAQRLAAMTGHPIDQGTVDPTFYRDDLERVGTRLGQPTDLPVALDGRQVVLVDDVIFTGRTVRAALEALQAWGRPTGVSLVAMVDRGHRELPIQPDFCGRVVPTRRQESIQLCLQAIDGEEGVYLVKPDP, from the coding sequence ATGCATCGGCTGGAACTGCTCTCGGCCCAGGATCTGGCCCGAACCCTCGATCGGCTGGCCTCCCAGGTGCTCGAAAGCTCGGCCGATAGCCATTCCCTGCTGCTGCTGGGCATCCCCACCCGCGGAGTCGCCCTGGCCGAGGTGCTCGCCCAACGGCTGGCGGCCATGACTGGCCACCCGATTGACCAGGGGACGGTTGATCCAACCTTCTATCGCGACGATCTTGAACGGGTGGGCACCAGGCTGGGCCAACCCACCGACCTGCCCGTGGCGCTGGATGGCCGCCAGGTGGTGCTGGTGGATGACGTGATCTTCACGGGGCGAACCGTGCGTGCTGCCCTGGAGGCCCTCCAAGCCTGGGGCAGGCCCACGGGGGTAAGCCTGGTGGCGATGGTGGATCGCGGTCATCGGGAATTGCCGATCCAGCCCGATTTCTGTGGCCGCGTAGTGCCCACCAGGCGGCAAGAATCTATCCAGCTCTGCCTGCAGGCCATTGATGGAGAGGAGGGGGTCTACCTAGTCAAGCCAGATCCCTAG
- the groL gene encoding chaperonin GroEL (60 kDa chaperone family; promotes refolding of misfolded polypeptides especially under stressful conditions; forms two stacked rings of heptamers to form a barrel-shaped 14mer; ends can be capped by GroES; misfolded proteins enter the barrel where they are refolded when GroES binds) produces MAKRIIYNENARRALEKGIDILAEAVAVTLGPKGRNVVLEKKFGAPQIVNDGVTIAKEIELEDHIENTGVALIRQAASKTNDAAGDGTTTATVLAHAMVKAGLRNVAAGANAITLKRGIEKAADFLVKKIEEHAKPISDSSAIAQVGTISAGNDEEVGRMIADAMDKVGKEGVISLEEGKSMTTELEVTEGMRFDKGYISPYFATDTERMEAVLEEPYILLTDKKIGLVQDLVPVLEQIARTGKPLLIIAEDIEKEALATLVVNRLRGVLNVAAVKAPGFGDRRKAMLEDIAVLTNGQLITEDAGLKLENAKLEMLGTARRITINKDTTTIVAEGNEVAVKARCEQIRKQMDETDSSYDKEKLQERLAKLSGGVAVVKVGAATETEMKDKKLRLEDAINATKAAVEEGIVPGGGTTLAHLAPALEEWAAANLSGEELIGAHIVASSLTAPLMRIAQNAGVNGAVVAENVRNKPFNEGYNAATGEYVDMLAAGIVDPAKVTRSGLQNAASIAGMVLTTECIVADLPEKKEAAPAGGGMGGGDFDY; encoded by the coding sequence ATGGCTAAACGCATCATCTATAACGAGAACGCCCGCCGGGCGCTCGAAAAAGGCATTGATATTCTGGCCGAGGCCGTGGCCGTCACCCTCGGGCCCAAGGGTCGCAATGTGGTGCTGGAAAAGAAGTTCGGCGCCCCCCAGATCGTCAATGACGGCGTCACCATCGCCAAGGAAATTGAGCTGGAAGACCACATCGAAAACACCGGTGTGGCCCTGATCCGTCAGGCCGCGTCCAAGACCAACGATGCCGCCGGTGACGGCACCACCACGGCCACCGTCCTGGCCCACGCCATGGTCAAGGCGGGTCTGCGCAACGTGGCCGCCGGAGCCAATGCCATCACCTTGAAGCGTGGCATTGAGAAGGCTGCTGATTTCCTGGTCAAAAAGATCGAGGAGCACGCCAAGCCGATTTCCGATTCCAGTGCCATAGCCCAGGTAGGCACCATCTCCGCCGGCAACGACGAAGAGGTGGGCCGCATGATCGCCGATGCGATGGACAAGGTGGGCAAGGAAGGCGTGATCTCCCTGGAAGAAGGGAAGTCGATGACCACCGAGCTGGAGGTCACCGAGGGTATGCGCTTTGACAAGGGCTACATCTCGCCCTACTTCGCCACCGACACCGAGCGCATGGAAGCGGTGCTCGAGGAGCCCTACATCCTGCTGACCGACAAAAAAATCGGCCTGGTGCAGGACCTGGTGCCCGTCCTCGAGCAGATCGCCCGCACCGGCAAGCCCCTGCTGATCATTGCCGAAGACATCGAGAAGGAAGCCCTCGCCACCCTGGTGGTGAACCGTCTGCGCGGTGTGCTCAACGTGGCCGCCGTCAAGGCGCCTGGCTTCGGTGATCGCCGCAAGGCCATGCTCGAAGACATTGCTGTCCTGACCAATGGCCAGCTGATCACCGAGGACGCCGGCCTCAAGCTGGAGAACGCCAAGCTGGAGATGCTGGGCACTGCCCGCCGCATCACCATCAACAAGGACACCACCACCATCGTGGCCGAAGGCAACGAGGTGGCCGTCAAGGCCCGCTGCGAGCAGATCCGCAAGCAGATGGACGAAACCGACTCCTCCTATGACAAGGAGAAGCTGCAGGAGCGTCTGGCCAAACTGAGCGGCGGTGTGGCCGTGGTCAAGGTGGGCGCTGCCACCGAAACCGAAATGAAGGACAAGAAGCTACGCCTGGAAGATGCCATCAACGCCACCAAGGCGGCTGTTGAAGAGGGCATCGTTCCCGGTGGCGGCACCACCCTGGCCCACCTGGCTCCTGCCCTCGAGGAGTGGGCGGCCGCCAATCTCTCCGGCGAGGAGCTGATCGGAGCCCACATCGTGGCTTCCTCCCTCACCGCACCGCTGATGCGCATTGCCCAAAACGCTGGCGTCAATGGCGCCGTGGTGGCGGAGAACGTGCGCAACAAACCCTTTAACGAGGGTTACAACGCGGCAACCGGCGAGTATGTCGACATGCTGGCCGCTGGCATCGTCGATCCCGCCAAGGTGACCCGCTCTGGTCTGCAGAACGCCGCTTCGATCGCCGGCATGGTGCTGACCACCGAGTGCATCGTGGCCGATCTGCCCGAGAAGAAGGAAGCGGCCCCCGCCGGCGGCGGCATGGGCGGCGGCGACTTTGACTACTGA
- a CDS encoding sensor histidine kinase KdpD: MARPRARLAGVDWLLLVVSLALGGIAGYLGLLLGMRLLLEPRIVSETALRLSKYTVLVEQVLQHAGEPLPAGVLVRQQNQLPSGSPAQSGRFERLVEEAMAREFGLQRRLQRDQPPLQDPWGGHWVQLNRIDQRTGQTLWLFQSQLLSNSLWYLPPLRILAIVIGALAGLVLFLRLKVERPLGHLLTLLAEQGSAAPLQLLPEQGIAPIRNLSLRINRLLERINNTASTRRQLLHGLTHDLGGPHARLMLRTEILCERLSGENGQLAQAMALDLDRLRELTDQLALLGEQELPAERRQSCALDDLCGRIVASHPSRLIKLRLPRLLVNLDPEGLQRALNNLIDNALEYGAPPVELSAVRRGSDLLLRVDDHGAGIPTETLLAIPGPSRSNDRQRQRHRGLGLAIVERFCVDHQGRLRLLEAPGGGLRAELQLPVLVEWVLRVPCWPENGPGQWPELGWP; encoded by the coding sequence ATGGCGCGGCCCAGGGCACGCCTGGCGGGGGTGGATTGGCTGCTGCTGGTCGTCAGCCTGGCTCTCGGGGGCATCGCCGGTTACCTGGGCCTGTTGCTGGGCATGCGCCTGCTGCTCGAGCCGCGCATCGTCAGCGAAACGGCCCTGCGGCTGAGCAAGTACACGGTGCTGGTCGAGCAGGTGTTGCAACACGCTGGGGAGCCCCTGCCTGCGGGGGTGCTGGTGCGCCAGCAGAACCAGCTGCCGAGCGGCTCGCCGGCCCAATCCGGGCGGTTTGAGCGGCTGGTGGAAGAGGCCATGGCCCGGGAATTCGGGCTGCAACGGAGGCTGCAGCGCGACCAGCCTCCCCTGCAGGACCCCTGGGGCGGGCATTGGGTGCAACTGAACAGAATTGACCAAAGAACCGGCCAGACCCTTTGGCTCTTCCAGTCCCAGCTCCTTAGCAACAGTCTCTGGTATCTGCCCCCGCTGCGCATCCTGGCCATCGTGATCGGCGCGCTGGCCGGGCTGGTACTTTTCCTGCGGCTGAAGGTTGAACGCCCCCTTGGCCATCTGTTGACCCTGCTGGCGGAGCAGGGCTCGGCGGCCCCGCTGCAACTGCTGCCTGAGCAGGGCATTGCCCCGATCCGAAACCTCAGCCTGCGCATCAACCGGCTGCTGGAGCGCATCAACAACACCGCTAGCACCCGACGCCAGCTGCTGCATGGCCTCACCCACGACCTGGGCGGCCCCCATGCCCGGCTGATGCTGCGCACGGAAATTCTTTGTGAGCGCCTCAGTGGCGAGAATGGCCAGCTGGCCCAGGCCATGGCCCTCGATCTGGACCGGTTGCGCGAGCTGACCGACCAATTGGCCCTGCTGGGGGAGCAGGAACTGCCGGCCGAGAGGCGTCAATCCTGCGCGCTCGACGACCTGTGCGGCCGCATTGTGGCCAGCCACCCTTCCAGGTTAATCAAGCTGCGGCTGCCTCGCTTGCTGGTGAATCTCGACCCCGAGGGGCTGCAGCGGGCGCTCAACAACCTGATCGACAACGCCCTGGAGTACGGCGCACCACCGGTGGAACTAAGTGCGGTGCGCCGCGGCAGCGATCTGCTGTTGCGGGTGGATGACCACGGCGCAGGCATCCCAACCGAGACCCTGCTGGCGATCCCGGGGCCCAGTCGCAGCAACGATCGCCAACGCCAGAGGCATCGGGGGCTGGGCCTGGCGATCGTAGAACGCTTCTGCGTTGACCACCAGGGCAGGCTGCGGCTGCTGGAGGCCCCAGGTGGGGGCCTCCGGGCCGAGCTGCAACTGCCCGTCTTGGTTGAATGGGTACTCAGAGTGCCTTGCTGGCCTGAAAACGGGCCCGGGCAGTGGCCAGAACTTGGCTGGCCTTGA
- a CDS encoding Hsp70 family protein, translating to MQGTLAIDLGSTTTVVAYQGPNAAAELLALPPYSSCEPVVVPTLLWLNDPATSHPLIGRQVLEAGLAHGDGPQLHRDFKRQIGANPAATTPATATGSASGSASGAGPAPALPLSPEQAGALLLRRLWAALPPELEPQRLVLTAPIDSYPRYRQWLQEVCRDLQVPELALVDEPTAAAIGAGLPAGSTVLVVDLGGGTIDLALVALEGGEGRPAPMAQLLRFAGRDLGASRQALRCARVIGKAGLALGGRDFDRWIAAHLCPGVPLDGSLLEAAETLKCQLSQQEEGLVLWSRSGQPPVALRLNRSDLEALLRQHGLVEQLDALFDQVVAAAHRDGLALGQITAVLPVGGSSRLPLIRQWLAQRCGNIPLREQRPVEAVALGALALTPGVRVRDVLSRGVSLRCWDQRSGRHRWRPLFVAGQTWPTESPLELVLACSSANQRVLEVVLGEPENERRSEVVFEAGLPVLRQRPAGEGRVVAWTNQPPPLALDSPGQPGEDCLRLAFQVDGQGQLILEVTDLRSGRRNPTQRLGPLR from the coding sequence ATGCAGGGCACCCTGGCGATCGATCTAGGCAGCACCACCACGGTGGTGGCCTACCAGGGGCCCAACGCCGCGGCCGAGCTGCTGGCCCTGCCGCCCTACAGCAGCTGCGAGCCGGTGGTGGTGCCGACCCTGCTTTGGCTCAACGATCCAGCCACAAGCCACCCCCTGATCGGACGCCAGGTGCTGGAGGCCGGCCTGGCCCATGGCGACGGCCCCCAGCTACACCGCGACTTCAAACGGCAGATCGGCGCCAATCCGGCTGCCACCACCCCAGCTACCGCTACTGGTTCGGCTTCTGGTTCGGCTTCCGGCGCTGGCCCGGCCCCTGCCTTGCCCCTTAGCCCTGAGCAGGCTGGCGCCTTGCTGCTACGTCGGCTCTGGGCCGCCCTCCCGCCCGAGCTTGAACCCCAGCGCCTGGTGCTGACGGCGCCAATTGACAGTTATCCGCGCTATCGCCAGTGGCTGCAGGAGGTGTGCCGCGATCTGCAGGTGCCGGAACTGGCCCTGGTCGACGAGCCCACCGCCGCTGCCATCGGCGCCGGACTCCCCGCCGGCAGCACCGTGCTGGTGGTGGACCTAGGCGGCGGCACCATTGATCTGGCCCTGGTGGCCCTGGAAGGGGGCGAAGGCCGGCCGGCGCCAATGGCCCAGTTGCTGCGCTTCGCTGGCCGTGATCTGGGTGCCAGCCGCCAGGCCCTGCGCTGCGCCCGGGTGATCGGCAAGGCAGGCCTGGCCCTGGGCGGCAGGGATTTCGACCGCTGGATCGCCGCCCACCTCTGCCCCGGCGTGCCCCTCGATGGCAGCCTGCTGGAGGCAGCCGAAACCCTCAAGTGCCAGCTCAGCCAGCAGGAGGAAGGGCTGGTGCTCTGGAGCCGCAGCGGCCAGCCGCCCGTAGCCCTGAGGCTGAACCGCAGCGACCTTGAGGCCCTGCTGCGTCAGCACGGCTTAGTGGAGCAGCTAGATGCCCTCTTTGACCAGGTGGTCGCCGCAGCCCATCGCGACGGCCTCGCCCTCGGCCAGATCACCGCCGTCCTGCCGGTGGGCGGAAGCAGCCGCCTCCCCCTGATCCGCCAGTGGTTGGCCCAGCGTTGCGGCAACATTCCCCTGCGCGAGCAGCGGCCGGTGGAGGCCGTCGCCCTAGGGGCCCTGGCCCTCACCCCGGGAGTGCGGGTTCGCGATGTGCTCAGCCGCGGGGTCAGCCTGCGCTGCTGGGACCAACGCTCAGGTCGACATCGCTGGCGGCCCCTCTTCGTTGCGGGCCAAACCTGGCCCACGGAGAGCCCCCTGGAGCTGGTGCTGGCATGCAGCAGCGCCAACCAGAGGGTTCTGGAAGTGGTGCTTGGGGAACCCGAAAATGAACGGCGCAGCGAGGTCGTATTTGAAGCTGGACTGCCAGTGCTGCGGCAACGGCCGGCGGGAGAGGGCCGGGTTGTGGCCTGGACCAACCAGCCACCGCCCCTGGCCCTCGACAGCCCGGGCCAACCTGGCGAGGATTGCCTGAGATTGGCCTTTCAAGTGGATGGCCAGGGCCAGCTGATCCTGGAGGTCACCGACCTGCGCAGCGGCAGGCGCAACCCAACCCAGCGGCTGGGCCCCCTGCGCTGA
- the atpD gene encoding F0F1 ATP synthase subunit beta, with protein MAAATATGTKGIVRQVIGPVLDVEFPAGKLPKIYNALRIEAQNSAGQTVALTAEVQQLLGDHRVRAVAMSTTDGLVRGMEALDTGSPICVPVGEATLGRIFNVLGEPVDEQGPVTTSQTASIHRPAPSLTELETKPKVFETGIKVIDLLAPYRQGGKVGLFGGAGVGKTVLIQELINNIAKEHGGVSVFAGVGERTREGNDLYEEFKESGVINPDDLSKSKVALCYGQMNEPPGARMRVGLSALTMAEHFRDANKQDVLLFVDNIFRFVQAGSEVSALLGRMPSAVGYQPTLGTDVGMLQERITSTLEGSITSIQAVYVPADDLTDPAPATTFAHLDATTVLSRGLASKGIYPAVDPLDSTSTMLQPAVVGDEHYRTARAVQSTLQRYKELQDIIAILGLDELSEDDRRTVDRARKIEKFLSQPFFVAEIFTGQKGEYVKLDDTIKGFNMILAGELDDLPEAAFYLVGNIDQVKAKAAKIVSEAKG; from the coding sequence ATGGCAGCTGCTACCGCCACCGGCACCAAAGGCATTGTGCGGCAGGTGATTGGCCCGGTTCTCGACGTTGAATTTCCGGCCGGCAAGCTGCCCAAGATTTACAACGCGCTTCGGATCGAAGCCCAAAACTCCGCCGGCCAAACGGTCGCCCTCACCGCCGAGGTGCAGCAACTGCTGGGCGACCACCGGGTCCGGGCCGTGGCGATGAGCACCACCGATGGCTTGGTGCGTGGCATGGAAGCCCTCGACACCGGTTCCCCGATCTGCGTGCCCGTGGGTGAAGCCACCTTGGGCCGCATCTTCAACGTGCTCGGCGAACCCGTCGACGAGCAGGGCCCGGTGACCACGAGCCAAACCGCATCGATCCACCGCCCCGCCCCCAGCCTCACCGAGCTGGAGACCAAACCCAAGGTGTTCGAGACCGGCATCAAGGTGATCGACCTGCTCGCCCCCTACCGGCAGGGCGGCAAGGTGGGCCTGTTCGGCGGCGCCGGCGTAGGTAAAACCGTGCTGATCCAGGAGCTGATCAACAACATCGCCAAGGAGCACGGCGGCGTATCGGTGTTCGCCGGCGTCGGTGAGCGCACCCGCGAAGGCAACGACCTTTATGAGGAGTTCAAGGAGTCGGGCGTGATCAACCCCGATGATCTATCCAAGTCGAAGGTGGCCCTCTGCTACGGCCAGATGAACGAGCCCCCCGGTGCTCGGATGCGCGTCGGTCTCTCTGCCCTCACCATGGCCGAGCATTTCCGTGACGCCAACAAGCAGGACGTGCTGCTGTTCGTCGACAACATCTTCCGCTTTGTGCAAGCCGGCTCCGAGGTGAGCGCCCTGCTGGGCCGCATGCCTTCTGCCGTGGGCTACCAACCCACCCTCGGCACGGACGTGGGCATGCTGCAGGAGCGGATCACCTCCACCCTGGAAGGCTCGATCACTTCGATTCAGGCCGTCTATGTGCCTGCCGACGACCTCACCGACCCGGCGCCGGCCACCACCTTCGCCCACCTGGACGCCACCACCGTGCTTAGCCGCGGCCTGGCCTCCAAGGGCATCTATCCGGCTGTGGATCCCCTGGATTCCACCAGCACCATGCTCCAACCCGCCGTGGTGGGTGATGAGCACTACCGCACGGCCCGGGCCGTGCAGAGCACCCTGCAGCGCTACAAGGAACTGCAGGACATCATCGCCATTCTGGGTCTGGACGAACTCTCTGAGGACGACCGCCGCACCGTTGACCGGGCCCGCAAGATCGAGAAGTTCCTCTCGCAGCCCTTCTTTGTGGCTGAGATCTTCACCGGCCAGAAGGGTGAATACGTGAAGCTCGATGACACCATCAAGGGCTTCAACATGATTCTGGCCGGTGAACTCGATGACCTGCCGGAAGCGGCCTTCTACCTGGTCGGCAACATCGACCAGGTGAAGGCCAAGGCCGCCAAGATCGTCTCCGAAGCCAAGGGTTGA